In a genomic window of Methanolobus chelungpuianus:
- a CDS encoding DMT family transporter, translating into MVDNIEEIIRSENKSRVKWGFIWAFTCAVLWGLGYVAISMLWIVPPIGDFSIFPDGSAGFLVATICITTAMAIAFSIVLAIVWSGSLGKLADIPRTLRAYKISKWYVFAAAFGGPIAIFGSTLAVGYIGAAFSASAALLCSVVGAFAAKVWYSENITRRVWIGIGLILFGGIFIWNPSQMMAEIMNPASPDGVWLGYLGGIMSAIGWGLEGAIAARVLDMTDADTGLVVRFISEALIWSLILVPVSMFLFGFDVMTTALVGTFTSPSFLIWLTIAALSLGVCYIALYKAYPLIGVGRGLSIGTLYVVFAILSLSIFMGVPIGWGIIVGASIAVIGTFVMYWDSGCDSAMECTRDCAPAVEGIGRVD; encoded by the coding sequence ATGGTCGATAATATAGAGGAAATTATAAGAAGTGAGAACAAAAGCCGTGTAAAATGGGGCTTTATCTGGGCATTTACCTGTGCAGTGCTCTGGGGTCTTGGATATGTGGCAATTTCGATGTTATGGATTGTTCCACCGATCGGTGATTTTTCGATTTTCCCCGACGGAAGTGCAGGATTCCTCGTTGCAACCATCTGCATAACTACTGCAATGGCCATAGCATTCAGCATAGTTCTTGCAATTGTATGGTCCGGAAGTCTGGGTAAACTCGCAGATATTCCACGGACGCTTCGAGCTTATAAGATATCCAAATGGTATGTTTTTGCTGCTGCTTTTGGTGGCCCGATAGCAATATTTGGTTCTACTCTTGCAGTTGGCTACATCGGTGCTGCTTTTTCAGCATCTGCTGCTCTGCTCTGTAGTGTTGTGGGTGCCTTTGCTGCAAAAGTTTGGTATAGCGAGAACATCACGAGGAGGGTCTGGATAGGTATCGGATTGATCCTTTTTGGTGGTATCTTCATCTGGAATCCTTCACAGATGATGGCTGAGATAATGAACCCTGCATCTCCAGATGGAGTATGGCTTGGCTACCTTGGAGGTATCATGTCTGCCATAGGTTGGGGTCTTGAAGGTGCTATTGCTGCTCGTGTGCTGGACATGACTGATGCAGACACAGGTCTTGTTGTGAGGTTCATATCCGAGGCACTGATCTGGTCCCTTATACTTGTTCCTGTTTCGATGTTCTTATTTGGCTTTGATGTGATGACAACAGCATTGGTGGGCACATTTACAAGTCCTTCTTTCCTTATATGGTTGACAATTGCGGCTTTGTCACTTGGTGTTTGTTATATAGCTTTGTACAAGGCTTATCCCCTCATTGGAGTAGGACGTGGCCTGAGCATTGGTACACTCTACGTTGTCTTTGCAATCCTCAGTCTATCTATTTTCATGGGAGTTCCCATTGGGTGGGGAATTATCGTTGGTGCAAGCATTGCGGTTATTGGTACATTTGTCATGTATTGGGATAGCGGATGCGATTCCGCGATGGAATGTACTCGTGACTGTGCGCCGGCTGTTGAAGGAATTGGAAGGGTGGATTAA
- a CDS encoding methyltransferase cognate corrinoid protein — protein sequence MTNDAILSQLAEAIVDLNENDGLKLIEQGLAAGLDPVIIIEKGLSIGMLEVGNRFEDGEIFLPQVMMASSLMTKLVAKVQEHIPAGQKAASTGKVVIGTVEGDVHDIGKNIVKVLLQANGFEVFDLGRDAPLTSFVDKAKEIDANVVASSALMTGTMQFQATLEQMLKDAGLRCKVKTMVGGAPCTEHWREKIGADAYAENASEAVQKVRQLVSN from the coding sequence GTGACTAACGATGCAATATTGAGCCAATTAGCAGAAGCCATTGTAGATCTCAATGAGAACGATGGTCTTAAACTGATTGAGCAGGGTCTGGCAGCAGGCCTTGATCCCGTTATAATAATCGAAAAAGGCCTGTCAATAGGAATGCTGGAAGTAGGCAACCGTTTTGAAGATGGTGAGATCTTCCTCCCACAGGTAATGATGGCATCATCCCTGATGACCAAACTCGTGGCAAAGGTACAGGAGCATATCCCCGCAGGACAAAAAGCCGCAAGTACCGGAAAAGTTGTTATCGGAACTGTTGAGGGAGACGTGCATGACATTGGTAAGAACATTGTTAAAGTCCTCCTTCAGGCAAACGGTTTTGAAGTATTCGATCTGGGCAGGGATGCGCCTCTTACTTCTTTTGTAGATAAGGCCAAGGAAATTGATGCAAATGTGGTTGCATCCTCTGCTTTGATGACCGGAACCATGCAGTTTCAGGCCACACTTGAACAAATGCTTAAAGATGCAGGGCTGCGCTGCAAGGTCAAGACAATGGTCGGAGGAGCACCATGCACCGAGCACTGGAGAGAGAAGATCGGAGCAGATGCATACGCCGAAAATGCCAGTGAAGCCGTCCAGAAAGTCCGTCAACTGGTGAGCAACTAA
- a CDS encoding helix-turn-helix transcriptional regulator, producing the protein MQASPINFVWLSEKRRSLLYYLQNGPKDIEEIKSHFGVTSRLIVPEIKKMVKAGIMIETDGFYKLSNIGKLNLESLEDIINTAELIEIDPDYWENSDLTAIPVNLYQRIGKLKNSTIYNYNLDDICDCPVQLREGIGASKDVLTFMPFLPPLQPSLYLGPMSKGTHVTMILTKSIMEKMKREFPLEYEKHLRSPNCHLYLCDEDILRPMIVVTDNFLLLGFFKKNGVYGNKELMSYDKRALEWGRELCRHYISISEPVK; encoded by the coding sequence ATGCAGGCATCACCGATAAATTTCGTCTGGCTCTCAGAAAAAAGGAGAAGCCTTTTGTACTATTTACAAAACGGTCCAAAGGACATAGAGGAGATAAAGTCACATTTTGGTGTTACTTCCAGACTAATAGTCCCCGAAATAAAGAAGATGGTAAAAGCCGGAATCATGATCGAAACTGATGGATTTTACAAGTTGTCCAATATAGGTAAACTTAATCTTGAGAGCCTAGAGGATATCATTAATACAGCAGAACTTATCGAGATAGACCCGGATTACTGGGAAAACAGCGATCTTACAGCAATACCTGTCAATCTTTACCAGAGGATTGGCAAGTTGAAGAATAGTACAATTTACAATTATAATCTTGACGACATATGTGATTGCCCTGTACAATTAAGAGAAGGCATAGGTGCATCTAAAGATGTACTTACGTTTATGCCATTTTTACCACCCCTGCAACCTTCTTTGTACTTAGGACCCATGAGTAAAGGAACACATGTAACAATGATTTTGACAAAGTCAATAATGGAAAAAATGAAAAGGGAATTCCCTTTGGAATATGAAAAGCACCTGAGATCACCAAATTGTCACTTATATCTCTGTGATGAAGATATATTAAGACCAATGATAGTTGTGACGGATAATTTTTTACTATTGGGATTCTTCAAGAAGAATGGGGTATATGGGAACAAAGAACTGATGAGCTATGATAAGAGAGCTCTCGAGTGGGGTAGAGAGCTGTGCCGCCACTACATAAGCATCTCAGAGCCTGTCAAGTAG
- a CDS encoding helix-turn-helix transcriptional regulator: MRSSIIDTIMLSEKRRDIMLLLAGESKSRGEIAESLDMNWNLLKQPVKELKDAGLIFQDDDNYRLSNNGRLMVNALMPLLSMVNTFSYDSDYWVSRDLQAVPRFMAKRMGELENSTLLALSLDYMFEPLKQFIENMEPPAYLHIVLSLFDPEAPALLAELAGKGIEISVVFEQHIYEKMNEGFGEELKKISENKNVSFCQLENEMRPPEIIFTDKEMAIIFFNQNGKYDYRELRSSDAAAIKWGNDLFNCYKDISIFAK; this comes from the coding sequence ATGAGATCGTCTATCATTGATACAATAATGCTATCTGAAAAAAGAAGAGACATCATGCTTTTGTTAGCCGGTGAATCAAAAAGTCGTGGGGAAATAGCCGAATCCCTTGATATGAACTGGAACTTACTGAAGCAGCCAGTTAAGGAACTGAAGGATGCTGGATTGATTTTCCAGGACGATGACAACTACAGATTATCCAACAACGGGCGGCTCATGGTGAATGCTCTGATGCCTCTGCTGTCAATGGTAAACACCTTTTCATATGATAGCGACTACTGGGTAAGCCGGGATCTGCAGGCTGTGCCCCGATTTATGGCAAAGAGGATGGGAGAACTTGAAAATTCTACTCTGCTTGCGCTTTCGCTGGACTACATGTTCGAGCCTCTCAAGCAGTTTATAGAAAATATGGAACCACCTGCTTATTTGCATATAGTCCTGTCCTTGTTTGATCCGGAAGCCCCTGCACTCCTTGCGGAACTTGCAGGGAAAGGTATTGAGATCTCAGTTGTGTTCGAGCAACATATATATGAGAAAATGAACGAGGGTTTTGGAGAAGAGCTGAAAAAGATTAGCGAGAACAAAAATGTTAGCTTTTGTCAGTTAGAGAACGAAATGAGACCGCCTGAGATAATCTTCACAGACAAAGAAATGGCAATCATATTCTTCAACCAGAATGGTAAATATGATTATAGGGAACTGCGCAGTTCTGATGCTGCGGCCATAAAATGGGGAAATGATCTCTTTAATTGCTATAAAGACATTTCAATCTTTGCTAAGTAG
- a CDS encoding helix-turn-helix transcriptional regulator, whose amino-acid sequence MSEQLIDIIFSCEERKKILLFLKSGPQETEFILESLETGRQALLPHLSVLEDSFLVTRFGDMWELTTIGQLMVSKMISLLSTADVLDSGIDYWGTHNLDFIPYRLIGRINELGNCKVIDTPLSDAYELNREIVQTSFMSGSLFAATRLFDPKYLASLSGLAQKNVAIYLILSRAMLDKAGTFYSKNLEGLVKNRSVHFYVYPKELAFQDFMYNEYYLLLHLLKSNGEYDSKGILCSNPLAAEWGRDLFGYYLKDSAPVSQIRPLLESLV is encoded by the coding sequence GTGAGTGAGCAACTTATCGATATTATATTCTCATGCGAGGAGAGGAAGAAGATACTTCTTTTCCTGAAGAGCGGACCTCAGGAGACGGAATTTATCCTCGAGTCGCTTGAAACAGGCAGACAGGCTTTACTTCCGCATCTGAGTGTCCTGGAAGATAGTTTTCTTGTTACCCGGTTTGGGGACATGTGGGAATTAACGACCATAGGACAATTAATGGTCAGCAAGATGATCTCTTTGTTAAGCACTGCAGATGTCCTGGACAGTGGCATTGACTATTGGGGGACCCATAACCTTGATTTTATCCCGTATCGACTGATAGGAAGAATTAATGAGCTTGGGAACTGCAAGGTAATCGATACTCCTCTTTCAGATGCATATGAGCTTAACAGGGAGATCGTTCAGACTTCCTTCATGTCTGGTTCGCTTTTTGCAGCCACCCGGCTTTTTGATCCAAAGTACCTGGCATCATTGTCCGGCCTTGCTCAAAAGAATGTTGCCATATACCTTATCCTCTCCCGGGCCATGCTCGATAAGGCAGGGACCTTTTACTCAAAAAATCTGGAAGGTCTTGTTAAGAACAGATCTGTTCATTTCTATGTTTATCCAAAGGAACTCGCTTTTCAGGATTTCATGTATAATGAGTACTATCTCCTGCTTCATCTGCTGAAGAGCAATGGAGAATATGACAGCAAAGGCATCCTGTGCTCCAACCCGCTTGCTGCTGAATGGGGAAGGGACCTGTTTGGATACTATCTGAAGGATTCGGCCCCGGTTAGCCAGATCCGACCGCTCTTGGAATCACTGGTGTGA
- a CDS encoding FKBP-type peptidyl-prolyl cis-trans isomerase has protein sequence MTIQDGDTIKIDYTGTLDDGSVFDCSADHDQPLEFTVGAGQVIPGFEEAVRGMEQGEEKQFRIEPSEAYGEYDESLAQQVPKNILRSDMQIEEGMMLLVKTPDGQEIPARVTRIGDEEITLDMNHPLAGKALNFSIKVVDA, from the coding sequence GTGACAATACAAGACGGAGATACTATTAAAATTGATTACACAGGCACCCTTGATGATGGATCGGTATTCGATTGTTCCGCTGACCACGACCAGCCACTCGAATTCACAGTCGGGGCCGGCCAGGTCATACCAGGTTTTGAGGAAGCTGTCAGAGGCATGGAGCAGGGAGAGGAGAAGCAGTTCAGGATCGAGCCATCGGAAGCTTACGGTGAGTACGATGAGTCCCTTGCCCAGCAGGTCCCAAAGAACATCCTCCGTTCAGATATGCAGATAGAGGAAGGGATGATGCTGCTGGTGAAGACCCCTGACGGACAGGAGATACCTGCAAGGGTGACCAGGATAGGTGATGAAGAGATCACCCTGGACATGAACCATCCGCTTGCAGGAAAGGCTTTGAATTTCAGCATCAAGGTCGTTGATGCATAG
- a CDS encoding DEAD/DEAH box helicase, with product MDVHELINRLKASRRYEGQIVHIEEISAREPAYNPLDLKPLISYALAGKGIEQLYTHQAEAIKKVREGQNIVLSTSTASGKSLCYMLPIFETIIDDPGTTALYISPLNALVNDQLQTFRDFSDQMGLDVRIDKFIGTMSQAEKDSVKYGNPRILFTNPDMLHMSFLAWKHQWRGFLSNLRYIVLDESHSYSGVMGSHMANLLRRLNRVCRLYGSDPQYICCTATIGNPVQHTSALIGKEVSLVDSSDGSGRGAQKCVFWNPPLYENSRNFTLRKSSFGETVDLFTNFVQSGFQTIAFARSRQKVERMFVESRNIFASRDVSRSISPYRGGYQGHEREAIEKGLSGGEIDGVISTNALEMGIDIGGLDACIMDGFPGTIMSARQQAGRAGRGSRESVVVLVADSNALDQYYMRNPRDFFRRNCEEAVINVSNRYIQAGHLLCAAMEIPLKPEDARHFGNEYDAIIRVLEDEGLLGGLDAKQCLDPNPHRNVSIRNIDSDSYTMIDRATRQPLERDMTRLQAYREAFEGAIYINKGVPYCVTMQDHGKRQIIVEQAQEGYYTRSLVSSDIVIKETFHSKSLPACADVRVGFGDVDVTQQVTGYKKIRQRTDEDLGQYSLQMPKFTLSTEALWLEIPPEFSQAVELHGCDLAGGIHAIEHAMIGMYPLHLLADRNDIGGVSATEHPDLAGKSGIFVYDGHQGGVGYAESGYGKIMEMLEVTLRSIESCPCTGGCPSCIQSPKCGNNNNPLDKDAAIILLRKMLGKPDYVPQKKKAPSGPREQVRSPALERSREKPFDTVSALERARRKLRQRGNRSAAEWTDEGIRAGREKKDHAAAYECFEAALQLEPDNGLSLMNKGITCIHLRKYQVALECFNRLIATGRRQSSVWVQKGIALYYLGDYRNAVTAYDEALKIKPGDVKVMEYRELAQKKM from the coding sequence ATGGATGTCCATGAACTGATCAACAGACTGAAAGCATCAAGAAGATACGAAGGGCAGATAGTCCACATAGAGGAGATATCTGCCAGGGAGCCTGCTTATAATCCTCTTGACCTTAAGCCCCTGATAAGTTATGCCTTAGCTGGGAAGGGAATAGAACAACTGTACACTCATCAGGCGGAAGCTATCAAAAAGGTCCGTGAGGGCCAGAACATAGTGCTCTCCACAAGCACGGCAAGCGGTAAGTCCCTGTGCTACATGCTTCCAATATTTGAGACCATCATTGATGACCCCGGGACAACAGCACTATACATCTCCCCACTCAATGCTCTTGTCAACGACCAGCTCCAGACCTTCAGGGACTTCAGCGACCAGATGGGACTGGATGTCAGGATAGACAAGTTCATAGGCACCATGTCGCAGGCCGAGAAGGATTCTGTAAAATACGGGAACCCGCGGATACTCTTCACCAATCCTGACATGCTCCACATGAGTTTCCTGGCATGGAAGCACCAGTGGAGAGGCTTCCTTTCCAATCTGAGGTATATCGTACTTGACGAGAGCCACTCCTACAGCGGGGTAATGGGCAGCCATATGGCAAACCTGCTCAGGAGACTTAACAGGGTGTGTAGGCTTTATGGATCGGACCCGCAGTACATATGCTGCACCGCTACCATCGGCAATCCCGTGCAACATACCTCGGCCCTTATAGGGAAGGAGGTTTCCCTGGTAGACAGCAGCGATGGCTCCGGCAGGGGTGCTCAGAAGTGTGTGTTCTGGAACCCGCCGCTCTATGAGAACTCGCGCAACTTCACGCTCCGCAAGTCCAGTTTTGGCGAGACTGTGGACCTTTTCACTAATTTTGTCCAGAGCGGCTTCCAGACCATTGCATTTGCCAGGTCGCGGCAGAAAGTGGAAAGGATGTTCGTTGAGTCCAGGAACATATTTGCCAGCCGCGATGTCAGCAGGAGTATCAGTCCCTACAGGGGTGGTTACCAGGGCCATGAGCGCGAGGCTATCGAGAAAGGTCTTTCAGGAGGCGAGATCGATGGTGTGATCTCAACCAATGCCCTTGAGATGGGTATTGATATAGGGGGGCTTGATGCATGCATCATGGATGGCTTCCCGGGCACGATAATGAGTGCCAGACAGCAGGCCGGAAGGGCCGGGCGCGGAAGCCGGGAAAGTGTCGTGGTGCTTGTAGCGGACTCCAACGCACTCGATCAGTATTATATGCGCAATCCCCGGGACTTTTTCAGGAGGAACTGCGAGGAAGCCGTGATCAATGTATCCAACCGCTATATCCAGGCGGGGCATCTGTTGTGTGCAGCCATGGAGATACCCCTGAAGCCGGAGGATGCCCGGCATTTCGGGAATGAGTACGATGCCATTATAAGAGTGCTCGAGGATGAAGGCCTGCTAGGTGGTCTGGATGCTAAACAATGCCTTGACCCCAATCCCCACAGGAATGTCTCAATCCGCAATATAGACAGTGATTCATATACAATGATAGACCGGGCTACCCGGCAGCCTCTTGAGAGGGATATGACAAGGCTGCAGGCATACAGAGAGGCCTTTGAAGGAGCGATCTACATCAATAAGGGAGTGCCCTATTGTGTCACAATGCAGGACCATGGCAAGAGACAGATAATAGTGGAGCAGGCACAGGAAGGGTACTATACACGCTCGCTGGTGTCTTCGGATATCGTTATCAAAGAGACTTTCCACAGCAAGTCCCTTCCTGCCTGCGCTGATGTCAGGGTTGGTTTCGGGGATGTGGATGTCACCCAGCAGGTAACCGGATACAAGAAGATCAGGCAGCGTACCGATGAGGATCTCGGGCAGTACTCCCTGCAGATGCCAAAGTTCACTCTCAGCACGGAGGCCCTCTGGCTGGAAATACCTCCAGAGTTCTCTCAGGCAGTGGAGCTGCATGGCTGTGATCTTGCAGGCGGTATCCACGCCATCGAGCATGCCATGATAGGGATGTATCCTCTGCACCTGCTTGCAGACAGGAATGACATTGGAGGCGTATCAGCTACCGAGCATCCGGACCTTGCAGGCAAAAGCGGCATATTCGTATACGACGGGCATCAGGGCGGGGTCGGCTATGCAGAGAGCGGGTATGGGAAGATCATGGAAATGCTTGAGGTAACATTGAGATCCATTGAAAGCTGTCCCTGTACGGGTGGCTGTCCTTCATGCATCCAGTCCCCGAAATGCGGGAACAACAACAATCCGCTTGATAAGGATGCTGCTATCATCCTGCTCAGGAAGATGCTTGGAAAACCGGACTATGTCCCGCAGAAGAAAAAGGCTCCGTCAGGACCCAGGGAGCAAGTGCGATCACCAGCGCTGGAAAGGTCACGTGAGAAGCCTTTCGATACAGTGAGTGCCCTCGAGAGAGCAAGAAGGAAGCTGCGGCAGAGAGGCAACAGGAGTGCAGCAGAATGGACCGACGAAGGGATCCGGGCCGGGAGAGAAAAGAAAGACCACGCAGCTGCCTATGAATGTTTCGAGGCGGCTTTACAGCTTGAGCCTGATAACGGCCTCTCACTCATGAACAAAGGTATAACCTGTATTCACCTTAGAAAGTACCAGGTTGCCCTTGAGTGCTTCAACAGGCTTATTGCTACAGGACGCCGGCAGAGTTCCGTCTGGGTACAGAAGGGCATCGCGTTGTACTATCTTGGAGATTACAGGAATGCGGTCACTGCATATGATGAGGCCTTGAAGATAAAACCCGGGGATGTTAAGGTAATGGAATACAGGGAACTGGCGCAGAAAAAGATGTAA